AGTAAAGCAGGCGTTCTGCCAGGGCCTCAGGGAAGTGGTTTAACCAGTCCTTGCTTTCCAGGTCCCACAGGGCTACGCGCTTGCCCAGTAACCGGGCAAAAATGCGGGTAAAAGGGGTGTGAAGCCCATGGGGTGGCCGGTAGTAACGTCCTGGATTTCGCCGCATGTGTTCCCATTCCAGCCAGGGTAGGAAAAGTTTCCAGGCCTGGTGCCATTCCCCGTGGTCCTCTATCTGGTGCCCTTCCCGCCTTATGGCCTCCACCAGGTCTGGCCGGGCCCGGGCCTTTTCCCCGGTGAGGAAAAAGGTGGCCTTAACCCCATGCCTGCGGAGTACCTCAAGAAGGGCCTCGGTCCTTTCGGAGGGGCCATCGTCAAAGGTGAGGGCGATCTTGGGGGTGCGCCTCGAGGCGTGGGCATAGGCCCCGAGGCCCAGGAAGCGAAAGAGCAAATCGGAAAGGCCGTATAGGAGAAGGACTAGGCCAAGGGCTAGTTCCATCGCATCCTCCAAAAGAGAAAGGTGTAAAGGAGGCTAAGCAGGAAGAAGACGGCGCTTCCGGCCAGCAAGGGAGCCTTGATCCCAAAGGCTTCCCAGAGCAGGCCCCCCACTGCCGGCCCCAGGGCTATCCCTAGGCCCTCCGCGGTCATAAGCCCGCCCCAGATGGCTGCCCGGTTTTCCTGGGGGAGGTTCTTGGCCAGGAATCCGTTCCAGCCGGGAAGGAACAGGCTATAGCCCACCCCTGCCAGGCTTACCAAGAGTACAAGCTCTAGGAAGCTGGGAGCAAAGGCAAGCCGGAGCATGACGAGGCCTAGGAGGAGGAGTCCCCCCGCCAGGGCCAAACGGTAGCCCTTGCGGTCCACCTGCCTTCCCGTTACAGGGAGGAGGCCAAAGGCCAGGGCTCCTCCAAAGAGGAGAAGTCCTCCTAAAGCGATGGGCTCTAGGGCAAGTTCCTCCTTGGCAAGGCGAAGGATGAATAGGGAAACCAAGGCGGGGGCGAAGGTTTGGCCAAAGGCTGCGGGCAGGAAGAGCAAGAGGCGCCGGAAGGGGTATGGCTCCCGCACGGCTTGGGGAAGCGGGATGCGAAAGGGGAAAAGGCTTAAGGCAAGGAGGAGGACCACGCCTTGGGTGGCCAGGAGCAGGGTGAGCGCAGCCTCGGGTTCCTTCTGGGCCACCTGCCCCACCCCCACCAAGCCGATGCCCACCCAAGGCATCACCAAGGTTAGGGTAAAGGAAAGAGCCCTGGCTTCCCGGCCAGGCACGGCGATGCGGCTGGCTAGGGTCATAAGTCCGGGGTATAGGGTGGACATGCTAAGCCCCCAGAGGATGACCAGCCCCCATAGGAGCCAACCCGTTTGGGCCAGGGGGGTAAGGAGGAGGGTCAGGAAGCCGGTAAGGGCGGCCAGGCTTACGGTGCGCCCAAAGCCCACCCTTTCCGCCAGGAGTCCGCCAAAGGTTTTGGACAGGTTTTCCGAGAGTTGGTGGAAGGTGAAGGCAAGGGTAAAGGTGGCAGGGCCAAGCCCCAGGTGTTCGGGGGCGTAAAAGGGTAAAAGGCCGGCAAAGAAACCGCTACGCACCCCCTCCATGAGGCCTACGGCTAAGACCAGGCGCAGGAATACGGGAAGCCCCTCCCTGGCCCACGGCAGATAGCGAAACACGCTAAAGTATACCCGTGCGTATCAGCGTGGTGATCCCGGCCCACAACGAGGAGGCTTTTCTCCCTGGGGCTTTGCGGGCGGTTTTGCACCAGACCTTACCCGCCTTTGAGGTGATCGTGGTGGACAACGCCTCCTCGGACCGCACCCGGGAGGTGGCGGAGGGGTTTGGGGTACGGGTGGTCTCCTGCTCCAAGAAGGGGGTGGCCTATGCCCGCCAGGCGGGGCTTTTGGCCGCCCGGGGGGAATGGGTGGCCATGACCGATGCCGATTCCCTACCCCTTCCCACCTGGCTTCAGAGCTTGGCCCAACGTGCGGAAGGGGCTTTGGCCTTGTATGGCCCTTTGCGCTTTTACGGGGTTTCCTCCTTGGAGGCGGCCTTTTCCGAGTGGGGCTACCGCGTCTTCCTGAATCTTATGGCCCTAATGGGAAGGCCCAATTTGGCGGGAGCCAACATGATGGTTTTGAAGGAAGCAGCCCTAAAAGCGGGCGGTTTTCCCCCGGTGGAGGCTAGGGAGGATGTGCTTTTGGGTTGGAGGCTGAAGGAGCTAGGTGTGGTAAGGTACGTCCCCGAGGCCTTGGTCCTCACATCCCCTAGGAGGTTAAAGGGGGGCTGGGGGAGGTTCCTGGCGCGGCAGGTTAGAAACCTCTTGGGTGATCCTCGAGGGTACTTCGGGGAAGACGGGGAAAGGGGAAAATAAGCCTTCGGGGTTCCACACGCAGGATCTCGCTGGCTTCGTCATAGACGGCTACGATTTTTTCCGCGATGCGCTCCGCGGAACGTTCCATGGCCCAGGTGCGGGCCCCCAAGCTTAGGCGCTGGCGTTTTTCTTCATCCCGAAGGAGGTCTAAGGCCCTTTCCGCTAGGGCTTGGTGGTCTCCTGGGGGTACCAGATATCCGGTTTTACCGTCCACCACGCCTTCCAGTACCCCCTCGGCTCCCACGGCCACCACGGGTACCCCCATGGCCTGGGCCTCCCAGATGACCAACCCCTGGGTTTCAGTTTCGCTGGCAAAAAGAAAAACCTCCGCCATTCGGTAGTACCCCCCGATATTCCGGTAGGGGACCGTTCCCAAAAACCGCACCCGGTCCCCTATGTGTAAGTGTGCCGCTAAACGCCTCAAGCTTTCCAGTTCCGGCCCGTCGCCCACGTGAACCAAGAAGACATCCTCTTCCCGGGCCATCTCAGCCACAGCTTTGAGCACCACATCAAAGGACTTTTCCTTACCCAGCCTGCCTACAGTGATGAGGCGCCTTTTCCCCTCTGGCCATGGGGAAGGGGAGGGAAGGGGTGCCTCCTCCAGGAGGCGGTTGTCAATTCCCGTGGGGATGACCCGTATGGGCCTTTGGATGCCGTAACCCTCCGCTAACCGTTTGACCGGTTCCGTTGGGGCAATCACCACTTCCACACGATTGTAGAAGGCCTTAGCCAGCCTGGGGATAATCCCCGTGTACTTGTCCAAGAACGCCAAACCTGGTACATAGTGGGCGTATTTTTCATAGTGGGTGTGGAAGGTGGACACATGGGGAAGCTCCTTATTCCGAGCGATCCTGAGCCCCCATACGCCTAAGGTTAAGGGGGTGTGGGTGTGGATCACCTCAAACTCCGTGGGGAGGTACCGGGAGGAAGGTAGGGCGATCTGCTGCCCTTCGTAGAAGGGATAGGATACCGAGGGAACCCGCACCACCCCCTCCTCCTTCTCGGGAGCCTCGGGGTGATGGGGGGCAACCACCCAGGCCTCATGGCCCATCCGCCTAAGCTCCCGCAGGAGAAGGTATACGCTGGTGGTAACCCCGTTGGGGTTGGGGAAGTAGACGTCGGTGAAGAGGCCCACGCGATAGAGGCGCATGCCGCTTTAGTTTATCAAGTCCATTCGGATGTGCCTGGCTGCGCCAAGGATTCCCCCTGGTGGACCGATACGGGTCCTTCCCGCCTGGCTGCTGTGGGTATAGATCTCCTTTGCTTGGAGAAGTAGAAGGACCTGGGCGGCCACTTGTTCGGGGATGGGGTCCACAAGGTGGAGGGCTGGTCCCAAAAGCCTCTTTTGACGGCGGGCGAACGCTTGCGTGTATTGTGGGCCGGGTGTGGGAAAGCCCACCACGGGTATGCCTAAACCTGCCGCCTGTTCGCAGGCGGTTCCAGCTGTGGCCAGGGCCAGGGTGCTGCGGTGGAGGATGGCCGAAAAGGCTTCGCGAAGGATCCAGGCCTCCTTTTCCCCTTTGCTGAGTCGGAGGGCATGGGTCTCAACCTCTTCTGCCTGCCATCCGGGCAAGGGGGGTAGGGCCTCCCAAGGCTTGGCCCAGGCCACCGCGGGTGTGAGGGGGACGAAACGGCTGGCTTCTAACATGATGGGGAGGCTGAACTGCTCGTCGCCTCGAGTCCCTGGGAGCAGGGCTAAAAGGGATCCTTCTCCCACCAAAGGGGCTAGGTCGCGCTCCGGGATTGGCAGGAGGTCCAGGGCGAAGCTGCCGTAATAGTGGGCGTGGCTAACCCCTAGACGCCGAATGCGATCCAAGCTTTTTTGGTCACGGACGAACACCGCCCTAACGGATTTGTGAAGGAGCCGCTCGTAGGGGGTAAAGTCACTTCCTCCCCAGTCTCGTATGCGTTCCCAAAGGGACGCTGCTTCAAGATAATGTGCGGACACCAGGGGATTGATGTGATAAGTGGGCTTGCCCTTGGCGGCTACCAGGCCCACGGTAAGGGCGTAGGCGTCCCCCACGACCACAACCGCATCCGCCTCAATAGACCTAGCGGTGCGCCACTGATTCCAGGTCATGGCTAGAAAGCCAGCCTTAAGGTCCGCCACCAAGTTTTTCCAACTGCCAAAGAGGAATCCCCCGGATGGCATTTCTCGGCGGGGCCCCAGGATGAGGCGGGTTACTTTTTCGTAGGCCTTTCCCGAACCCACCAAGGGTAGGGCCAGGATTTCCTGGCCCAGCTCTTGAGCTATGCGGGTTCCGATAGCATCCTCAGTTGGGCCGTTAGAAACGAAAAGGATCTTCATTGTTTTACCCGCCTTTGGCAAAGTTTGACCCCATGCGGGTGGTTAGGATCTACATCCATCGTGAGCGCCTCCAGACAAACCCAAGACGCCATTTTAGAAGGTTTGACTTAGTATAGGATTAAAGGCATGGAGTTGGGCCTGATAACCGACACCGCAGCGGACTTGTCCCCTCGGGTGCTGGAAGAGGAAGCAGTGGGCCTGGTGCCCATCTACGTCCACCTGGCGGGCAGGAGGTATAAGGACTGGCAAGAGCTAACCCCGGATGCCCTCTATCAGGCCATGCGAGCGGGGGCTGAACCCGTTACCGAGCCCCCGGGAGTGGAGGACTTCGCCGAGGTCTATGAGCGTTATCTCCAGATCTATGACCGGATTCTTTCCCTCCACGTTTCCGGAGAGCTTTCCAAGACGGTGGAGAGGGCACGGGAAGCAGCCCTCAAGGTGGCCCCCACCCGCATCCGGGTAGTGGACTCGGGGATGGTGTCCGGAGGGCTTGGGGCCATGGTCCTGAGGGCGGTGGAGATGCTCAGGAAGGGAGCGGAGGAGGAGGCCGTGGTGCGGGAATGGGAAAGGCTTAAGCACTCAAGCTTGTACTTTAGTGTGGCTGACCTCGCCCATCTGGCCCGAAACGGCCGTCTACCGCGCTTTGGTGAGGTGGTCGGTAATCTTTTAGGCCTTCGTCCCATCTTGCGCATTGAGAAGGGGCATATTCGCTTCTTAAAGGTGGCCCGGGAGGGGGCGGTGCCCGAGGTTTTGGCACGCTTGGTCCTCGAGGAGCTCAAAGGACGGCCCGCACGCATCACCATCGCCCATACCGACGCCAGAACCGAGTGGATCGAGGGCTTAAAGAAAAGCCTGGAGGGGGCTTTGCGCCTGGAAAAGGGGCGTATCGCGCGAAGCGGGGCCACCATCGCCGCCAACGTGGGCCTCGGGGCTATAGCCATCCACGCCTACTCGCTAGAATAGGCAAAGGGTGCCCCTCTGGCCCCGGGGCCAGGGGGGCAGGGGTTTCTTGCCCATGGAGATCGCCCTGGAACGGGAACGCTACTATGGCCACCGCCTGGCTCTGCCTCAGGTGGTGGCGGCCTTGCTCTTTTCCCGTGAGAGGCCTCCGGCCGTTCTCTTGGCCCCGGAGGAGCGGTTGGGGCGCTACCGGGACCTTGGGGCCTTTGGGGGGCGCGTTTATGTGAACCCTGGCCTCGAGGCCTGGGAGGAGCGGGCTCTCTTCGTGTTTAGCTACGAGGAGGCCTTGGCTCCCTTTCCCCAGGACCCTTCTGCCTGGCGCCTGGTGCTGGAGGTGGGCCGGAGTTATCCCCGAGGGGAACTTTTGGACCGTTTCCTGCAGATGGGGTACGCCCGGGATGAGGATTACCGGGTGTTGGGTGAGGTTTTGGAGCTGGGCGAGGTTCGCTTGGAGTTCTTCGGGGATGAGCTGGAGCGCATCCGGGTAGCCGGGGAGGAAAGGAGGCGGCACATCCTTCTGCCCAAACCGGGAAAGGCGGAAGGGTTCCCCTCCAGGAAGCTCCTTCACTTTCCTGGTCCCGTCTACCTGGACACCCCGGCTCTGGCCCCAAAGGAGCTTTGGCCCCTTTTAGAGGGGCGTCAGGTGGTGGCCCTAGGGGGTGGGGTGGAGCTTCCCCTCTGGGACCTGGGGGTGAAGCCCCTGGTTCCCTACCGAGGGAGCCTTAAGGCCTTGGAAAGGGACTTGGCTCGCTGGCTCGAGGAGGGAAGGCGGGTTAGCCTCTTCGTGGCCCACGAGCGTACCCTGGACTACCTGAAAAGGCGCCTTGCCCTCTTCCAACCCCAGGTGCTCCAGCGCTTTCCCGGACCCAAGGGCCAGCTTTCCCTGTTCTGGGGAGCCTTTGAGGGGGGAGCGGAGTGGGGGGAGGAGGTTCTGCTTACCGAGGCCTTGGTCTTTGCCACCGGAGCGGTGCGGGCTAGGGTGCGGGTGGGGGAGGGTCTTGCCGACCCCGGGGCCCTTTCGCCTGGGGATTTCCTCATCCACCCTGAGCACGGCGTGGGCCAGTACCTGGGGCTGGAAACCCGGGAGGTTTTGGGGGTTAGGCGGGACTACCTGGTCCTCCGCTACAAGGGGGAGGGAAAGCTCTACCTGCCGGTGGAGCACCTACCCCTTCTCAAGCGCCATCCCGGCACCACGGATGACCCTCCGGAGCTCTCCTCCCTGGGTAAAGGGGAGTGGCAACGGCTCAAGGAAAAGGCCAGGAAGGATGTGGAGGAGCTGGCAGCCAGGCTTCTCGTCCTCCAGGCCAAGCGCAAAGCCACCCCGGGCCGCTCCTTCGCTCCCTTGCCCGACTGGGACCCCCTTATTGAGAAGGGCTTCCCCTACGAGCTCACCCCGGACCAAAGGCGGGCCCTGGAGGAGGTGATGCGGGACCTCGAGGCCCCCTACCCCATGGACCGCCTGGTCTCGGGAGACGTGGGTTTCGGCAAGACGGAGATCGCCCTCAGGGCCGCTCATCGGGTGGTGGGACATGGGGCCCAAGTGGCCTTTCTAGTCCCCACCACCCTTTTGGCCGAGCAACATGGAAAGACCTTCCGGGAGCGTTTTTCCGGGCTTCCGGTTCGCATTGGGATCCTTTCCCGCTTTACCCCGGAGAAGGAGGAGGAGGCCATCTTGAAGGGCCTCGAGGCGGGCACCGTGGATATCGTGATCGGCACCCACCGCCTCTTGCAAGGCGACGTGCGGTTTAAGGACCTGGGGCTTTTGGTGGTGGATGAGGAGCACCGCTTTGGCGTAGCCCAGAAGGAGTGGATACGGGAAAGGAAGGCGGAGGTGGACACCCTTTACCTTTCTGCCACCCCTATCCCCCGGACCCTTTACTCCGCCTTGGTGGGCCTGAAGGACCTCTCCAGCATCCAAACCCCGCCCCCGGGGCGGAAGCCCATCCGCACCTTCCTGGCCCCTTTTGACCCGGTGTTGGTACGGGAGGCCATCCTCCTGGAACTGGAAAGGGGGGGCAAGGTCTTTTACGTGCACGACCGGGTGGCCTCCATTGAGGCCAGGAGGCGCTACCTGGAAAATCTGGTGCCCGAGGCCCGCATCGGGGTGGTGCACGGCAAGATGCCGGAGGGACTAGTGGAGGAGACCATGCTCCTCTTTGCCGAGGGGGCCTACGATGTCCTATTGGCCACCACCATTATTGAGTCGGGCCTGGATGTGGCCGAGGCCAATACCATCCTCATTGAGCGGGCCGATCGCTTGGGCCTGGCCACCTTGTACCAGCTTCGGGGCCGGGTGGGGCGGCGGGAGCAGGAGGCCTACGCTTACCTCTTCCATCCCCCAAGGCTCACGGAGGCGGCGGAGAAGCGCCTTAACGCCATCGCAGACCTCTCCGATCTGGGAAGCGGCCATCTTTTGGCGGAAAAGGACATGGAGATAAGGGGGGTGGGGAATCTACTTGGCCCCGAGCAGCACGGGCACATCCGCGCCCTGTCCTTGGAGGTCTACACCGAGCTATTGGAGGAAGCCATCCGCAAACTGAAGGGGGAGGTCAAGGAGGAGAAGCGGCACGTGACCCTGGACCTGGGCCTTTCCGCACGGCTTCCCGCGGAGTATGTGCCGAGCCTCGAGGCCCGTAGCCGCTACTATAGCCGCTTGGCGGAGGCCAGGACCTTAGCGGAGGTTTCCCGCATCGCCAAAGAACTCAAGGAACGCTACGGCCCCCTTCCCGAGGAGGCGGAGAGCTTTTTGGCCTTAGCAAGGCTTCGCCTGGTGGCGGAGCGAAAAGGGGTGGTCTCCATCACCGAGGACCTCACCCACCTCCAGGTAACCTTCCCCCGTTGGCCCCTGGATTTTGACGCCCGGGCCTTACGCCAGCTTCCCTTCCGGGTGGAGCTTACCCAGTACCCCCCAGGCTTCCGCCTGGAGAAAAAGGGCCTGAAGCCCCGGGACTACCCCGAGGCTTTGCTAGAGGCCCTCTACTTGTTTGCCGACGCCTAGGGGTTCGGGATCAGGTTGAAAAGCTTAAGCCTTAGCATTAGCTCCGCCCGGGTCAGGGTGTACTGGACTCGTTCCCCACTTAGGCTTAGCCTGGCACCCACACGGAACTGGCCGCTTTGGATCAGGTTGAAGGCTGGGGTGTTGGGGTTGACATCTAGCGTTAGGGTTACTGTTTTCTCTTCCCCAGGGGCTAGGGAAACGGTTTGTTGGACTGCGGAGAAGTCGCCTCCTTGTCCGTCGTAAAGGTCGGTATCGTCCTTAGGGCCAAGGCGCACCTCGAGGCTCAGATTGCTATCTAGAGTCCCGGTGTTTTTCACGATGAGGGATATTTCCAGCCGACCGTCCACTAGGGCTTCAGCCGCAGGTACTTCCAAAAGCTGGCCTGCAGGGTCATCGGGAAAGCGGATTTGGGCTGTGGCTAGGTCTAGCTCTCCCTGGCGTTGGCTCTGGGGGATGAAGCTTAGGATGTCCACTTCAAAGCGATGGATGGTGTGTCCGCTACAGGCGGCCAGGGCCAAGGACACCAACAAAAGGGATACACGTTTCACGGCTTGACCTCCTTAGAAACGCACCGCCATGGCGATGCCGTACACGGTTCCACCCACCAAGGGGGCCTCGTGGGTGGTAAGGGCCAGGTCCAGGCTAAGGGCTTCCAGGTTGAAGCCGGCGCCTAGGCCAAAGCGTAGGCCGCCCTCTAGCCCTACCCCAGCGCGGATTGCCACCGTGTCCAGGCTGTATTCCGCGCCCAGGTGGAAGGCAGGGGTGGTGGCCCCGAAGCGGGCGTCCGCAGCCAGGAGCAGTTGGCCT
The window above is part of the Thermus albus genome. Proteins encoded here:
- a CDS encoding lipid-A-disaccharide synthase-related protein, with the translated sequence MKILFVSNGPTEDAIGTRIAQELGQEILALPLVGSGKAYEKVTRLILGPRREMPSGGFLFGSWKNLVADLKAGFLAMTWNQWRTARSIEADAVVVVGDAYALTVGLVAAKGKPTYHINPLVSAHYLEAASLWERIRDWGGSDFTPYERLLHKSVRAVFVRDQKSLDRIRRLGVSHAHYYGSFALDLLPIPERDLAPLVGEGSLLALLPGTRGDEQFSLPIMLEASRFVPLTPAVAWAKPWEALPPLPGWQAEEVETHALRLSKGEKEAWILREAFSAILHRSTLALATAGTACEQAAGLGIPVVGFPTPGPQYTQAFARRQKRLLGPALHLVDPIPEQVAAQVLLLLQAKEIYTHSSQAGRTRIGPPGGILGAARHIRMDLIN
- a CDS encoding glycosyltransferase family 2 protein; translation: MRISVVIPAHNEEAFLPGALRAVLHQTLPAFEVIVVDNASSDRTREVAEGFGVRVVSCSKKGVAYARQAGLLAARGEWVAMTDADSLPLPTWLQSLAQRAEGALALYGPLRFYGVSSLEAAFSEWGYRVFLNLMALMGRPNLAGANMMVLKEAALKAGGFPPVEAREDVLLGWRLKELGVVRYVPEALVLTSPRRLKGGWGRFLARQVRNLLGDPRGYFGEDGERGK
- a CDS encoding glycosyltransferase family 4 protein, whose protein sequence is MRLYRVGLFTDVYFPNPNGVTTSVYLLLRELRRMGHEAWVVAPHHPEAPEKEEGVVRVPSVSYPFYEGQQIALPSSRYLPTEFEVIHTHTPLTLGVWGLRIARNKELPHVSTFHTHYEKYAHYVPGLAFLDKYTGIIPRLAKAFYNRVEVVIAPTEPVKRLAEGYGIQRPIRVIPTGIDNRLLEEAPLPSPSPWPEGKRRLITVGRLGKEKSFDVVLKAVAEMAREEDVFLVHVGDGPELESLRRLAAHLHIGDRVRFLGTVPYRNIGGYYRMAEVFLFASETETQGLVIWEAQAMGVPVVAVGAEGVLEGVVDGKTGYLVPPGDHQALAERALDLLRDEEKRQRLSLGARTWAMERSAERIAEKIVAVYDEASEILRVEPRRLIFPFPRLPRSTLEDHPRGF
- a CDS encoding MFS transporter — protein: MFRYLPWAREGLPVFLRLVLAVGLMEGVRSGFFAGLLPFYAPEHLGLGPATFTLAFTFHQLSENLSKTFGGLLAERVGFGRTVSLAALTGFLTLLLTPLAQTGWLLWGLVILWGLSMSTLYPGLMTLASRIAVPGREARALSFTLTLVMPWVGIGLVGVGQVAQKEPEAALTLLLATQGVVLLLALSLFPFRIPLPQAVREPYPFRRLLLFLPAAFGQTFAPALVSLFILRLAKEELALEPIALGGLLLFGGALAFGLLPVTGRQVDRKGYRLALAGGLLLLGLVMLRLAFAPSFLELVLLVSLAGVGYSLFLPGWNGFLAKNLPQENRAAIWGGLMTAEGLGIALGPAVGGLLWEAFGIKAPLLAGSAVFFLLSLLYTFLFWRMRWN
- the mfd gene encoding transcription-repair coupling factor translates to MEIALERERYYGHRLALPQVVAALLFSRERPPAVLLAPEERLGRYRDLGAFGGRVYVNPGLEAWEERALFVFSYEEALAPFPQDPSAWRLVLEVGRSYPRGELLDRFLQMGYARDEDYRVLGEVLELGEVRLEFFGDELERIRVAGEERRRHILLPKPGKAEGFPSRKLLHFPGPVYLDTPALAPKELWPLLEGRQVVALGGGVELPLWDLGVKPLVPYRGSLKALERDLARWLEEGRRVSLFVAHERTLDYLKRRLALFQPQVLQRFPGPKGQLSLFWGAFEGGAEWGEEVLLTEALVFATGAVRARVRVGEGLADPGALSPGDFLIHPEHGVGQYLGLETREVLGVRRDYLVLRYKGEGKLYLPVEHLPLLKRHPGTTDDPPELSSLGKGEWQRLKEKARKDVEELAARLLVLQAKRKATPGRSFAPLPDWDPLIEKGFPYELTPDQRRALEEVMRDLEAPYPMDRLVSGDVGFGKTEIALRAAHRVVGHGAQVAFLVPTTLLAEQHGKTFRERFSGLPVRIGILSRFTPEKEEEAILKGLEAGTVDIVIGTHRLLQGDVRFKDLGLLVVDEEHRFGVAQKEWIRERKAEVDTLYLSATPIPRTLYSALVGLKDLSSIQTPPPGRKPIRTFLAPFDPVLVREAILLELERGGKVFYVHDRVASIEARRRYLENLVPEARIGVVHGKMPEGLVEETMLLFAEGAYDVLLATTIIESGLDVAEANTILIERADRLGLATLYQLRGRVGRREQEAYAYLFHPPRLTEAAEKRLNAIADLSDLGSGHLLAEKDMEIRGVGNLLGPEQHGHIRALSLEVYTELLEEAIRKLKGEVKEEKRHVTLDLGLSARLPAEYVPSLEARSRYYSRLAEARTLAEVSRIAKELKERYGPLPEEAESFLALARLRLVAERKGVVSITEDLTHLQVTFPRWPLDFDARALRQLPFRVELTQYPPGFRLEKKGLKPRDYPEALLEALYLFADA
- a CDS encoding DegV family protein; the protein is MELGLITDTAADLSPRVLEEEAVGLVPIYVHLAGRRYKDWQELTPDALYQAMRAGAEPVTEPPGVEDFAEVYERYLQIYDRILSLHVSGELSKTVERAREAALKVAPTRIRVVDSGMVSGGLGAMVLRAVEMLRKGAEEEAVVREWERLKHSSLYFSVADLAHLARNGRLPRFGEVVGNLLGLRPILRIEKGHIRFLKVAREGAVPEVLARLVLEELKGRPARITIAHTDARTEWIEGLKKSLEGALRLEKGRIARSGATIAANVGLGAIAIHAYSLE